The nucleotide window gccagcgcgccgGATTGAAGTCTTGTTGCTGTCCCGCCTGGAAGTTGGCCTAGTAGGCAACACGGTActgctgtactgtacagcacACATCTTGTGCGAGGAtagcagagcagagcaaaTGTGTGGCTGCAGACTTGGTTCTGTTTTGACTGCTCGAGAGCCATGGATATCGTGAGTCACCTCGCGTGGCAATGTCTTGAGCCCTTGGGACGTACGGTCCAGGTCCAGGCTCTGCCAAGGACCGCCGACTGTGTGGATTTCTCGTCGGATCGCTAAAGACCAGCGTCGCGACCCGTGAAGAATTGCACGCACGGCGGGCGCTTCCGGGAATACGGCCGGAGCACCGCCTCGACACGCTGTGGTTGGGCCGCCCTCAGCGCGGGAGAGTCAGGAACCTTGCGTCCAAACCCAGTACTAACCTAATGCAAgctgctgcccagcccagccaacGGGGGCCATTCATGGCGGGAAGCAGTGGCCAAGACTACCTACCCATTCAATTTTTGTTTCCCCTTTCGCGACGAGAAAACTGATGTTGCTGTCCGTTGCGCCTTCCGCCGAGATGAAACGAAAAAGAAAAAATTGTTGAATACAAGACGAGCTGGTCGCCTGCTCTGCTGCCCGTTGCGTCGTGGTCCCTGGCTGCGTCCGGCCGCCTGCGACTAAAGTGGCGGGCATGTGGCATGCCGACTATTCCCAAGGCGGCGCATAAGGTTAGGTACAGCACCGAAGGGTCGGCACGGTGGCTGTCGCGAACATGTAACAAAGTATACATGGTTGAAATTTTTTTCTCATTTTACCTTCAGGGTAGTTACTTACTGCTCAGTGTTTTTCTTCAATGGTTCCACGAGAGGAACGATGGATCGGCGAGAACCAGATCTGGGACGGctcgcgacggcgagggagTTTGGGGTTCGAGGACCGCCCGGCGCTGAGACACCGCTGCGCCGACCGATAAGCACGTGCTTCTGCGTACTAACCACTCAAGCCCTGCGTCGGTGTTTTACCTACAGtggcgatgcagcagcagccaggcgaTACATGCCTTGCATGCATCATTTTTCACGGTGATACATCTTCTAGGCACGTACCAAAGGAGTCAGCTACTAACCAAACCTGGCGCGCGGTGCCCGCATCGACAACATGCAGGCAGGGTTCGCTGGCAGCGGCTGCACGTCGCGTACGTACCTTGGTACCGGCCATCCaacagccgcagcggcgtcgtcggcggcgggttggaGTGGAGGGTCCAACAGTTGGAGCCCGCCTTGGAACAGAAGGACAGGGCGCATGGAAGCCTCAAGGAACGAATTTGCTTCCAGCATCCCccccgtcgagcgcctcccaCCCAACCTgcggacgccgccgccgccgccgccactaccCAACATTGTCCAGCAGCAATCCGATGGCACGGAACCAGAGCGCGCAGAAAACAGCTGGAGAGGGTGGGGAGGCCCCACAAACGAcgtcgcagcgccgccgcctcgtgaGTCGGGCGCCGTCCGGGGGCTTGCTTCGGGGTCGTCGTGCGCCGGGAGCAGCGCCAGGTGGGTGGGCAGCTTCAGAGGCTGCTGTGTCTGCTCTTACTGGAGGAAAGATGGAGGCAGGCTTGACCGATTGAGTGATAAGGTACTAAGttatactgtactgtacacGGACAGGCAGCACCAGGTCCATCATGTCCCGTCACCCAGTCCCAGTTCCAGTCCCCAGTCCAAGGTCCCACGCAGTTCGCGCCCACTGGGAGCATCCATCATCCCGCCCGGCTCCCCAAAACGGCCcctccgacgccgccatgccatggagcgcccgcgcccgcgacctTTTCGCTACCGCCGTCACTCGGGCAAGCAGTCATTCATTCTTTTAGCTCCACCTCCTACCGTCTATCCGCTCCATGACTTTTGACTTCTTCAAACCCCCCATTTTACTCTGCCACTCTCTCCCCTTCGCACGTCTGCCATCCCATTCACGGTCTCACGGCCGCCTCTTCGGGCCCCTCAAAGGCAACCAGCAATTGCGACGACAGGTTGGAGACTTCCTTGCGCGCTCACCATGGCTTCCGAGGAGCCTCCCCGGGGCGCCGCAGTCTCAGGCTCAAACCGTATGTCTTGCGCCCAGTTCCTCACGTCTCTCCCGATCGTCCCGGCCCGGGAACTGTACCCCTCCACCTCCCACTCCCCTCCTTGTGACATTCCTATCGCTCCCCGCACCGCACCATTCGCCGCACTGTTTCGTGACCGCCGGTCCGGCCGTTGCCAGTCGACCTGCATCCGAACCCGGCCCGTCATCGGTCCAGTTCCCAGTTGGCTGACATGCATCGCCATTcacagcagcgacgactgAGCatcccgcgccgcagcccgccgccgccgccgccgccgccgtcgacgatgacggcaagCTCCGCAACGATGTCCCTGCTGTTCGATTCTCCTCGGCGGTCGAGGAGATATCCCCAaccgcgaccgcgaccgtCCCTCACCTCCTGCAGGACAACAGCATGACCGAAGCCACCGCCGACCAGCTCAGGGCCTTTGCGACAAAGTCGCTGCAGGGCAAGCCGCTCCAGGAACGGCGCATGAACACCTTTCAATTCGAGGCGTTCTCCTTGCCTCCATCCAGGGTAAGTTCGGGCCACTTTACCGAGCCTCGGCCCGTGTCGCGCAGCTCACCATGATCGCCGGACAACCGCTGACGCCCCATCCGTGCAGGTGCCTTCTCGAGAGGACGAATCGCCCGACTCAACCAGACTATCGACCCCAATCTCCTCCCAAGTTCATTCTCCCCATGGCAGTCCAAGGATGTCGGCCCTGGCCTCGCCCCCCCTGACCCCGGCCGGGTCAGGCCCGTCGGGCGCAGGAGAGAGGCGGTCGGGTAAGGAAGCGGGCGACCGTACTTCGGGTCTCAGTGAACCCCCGTCCATTACTCCGCAGCCCACCTCGTCACACGATAAaccgtccgccgccatcagGGGATCCCTCGCTCACCGACCGGCGTCCTCCGACCATGTCATGCGAAGGTCATCTTCGGCAGAGGACCACAAGTCGCATCGAAGAGGCATGTTCAGCGGGGGCGGCTCCTCTGTCCCCACCTCTCGAGAATCGAGTCCGTCCCGCAGAGAGGCGTCCAACTTTTACTCCAAGCCCGCGACCCCCGGCGGTGACGCCAACGACCCGTACGccaagggccgccgcccgccgcagcattCGCACCCTACTCGGCACTCCATCGACCCTCGATTCGTCTTCTcccgcaagaagaagcacgGCTCGCCTGGTGGCTCCAAGTCGAGCTTGTCGGAGAAGCAAGGAGGCTCAGGGTACTTCAGTGCAAAGAATGGCAGCGAGGAGttcagcgacggcggccacgccgcgggTCATGGCGGGTCCATGGTCGATTTAAAGCGCTTCTTTCGGAAATCGGGCCACCACAAACATCACCAAAAGAAGAGGGACACATCGCCCGCTCCATCgatcaaggccgccggcactaggacgccgccaagctcgcgGTCGACTACGCAGCTACCCTTTGGCGAGGACCACGGTCTCACTTCCAAGTACGGCAAGCTCGGCAAGGTGCTGGGCTCGGGCGCCGGGGGCTCCGTCAGGCTGATGAggcgcaaggacgacggcaCGGTATTCGCGGTCAAGGAATTTCGGGCACGACATACGTACGAGACTGAAAAGGAGTACAACAAGAAGGTCACAGCAGAATTCTGCGTCGGGTCGACCCTTCATCACGGCAATATTATCGAGACCCTCGACATTCTCCAAGAAAAGGGACGATGGTTCGAGGTCATGGAGTATGCGCCGTTCGACCTGTTTGCTATTGTCATGACGGGCAAGATGTCGCGTGAGGAGATCCGATGCTGTTTCTTGCAGATCTTGAATGGAGTCACGTACCTGCACAGCGTCGGTCTCGCTCACCGCGATCTCAAGCTGGACAATGTGGTCGTGAGCGACAAGGGGATCATGAAGATCATCGACTTTGGCAGTGCCCACGTTTTCAGGTATCCCTTCGAGAACGGCGAGGTCCCAGCCAAGGGTGAGCGCTCCTCATAATTAGATCGCGAGGCATTGACTAACGGTGAGACTAGGCATCGTCGGCTCCGACCCGTACCTGGCTCCGGAGGTGTACGACTCCAAGGAATAtgacgcggcggctgtggACATATGGTCCCTCGCCATCATATTTTGTTGCATGACCCTGCGGCGTTTCCCGTGGAAGATCCCGCGGATGACGGATAATTCCTTCAAGTTGTTCGCCGCCGATCCAACCCCTGGCCACGACCCAAaccggctgctgcgccctgCGAAGTCGGAGAGCCAGCTAGccaacacgcccgcccgAGACTTTTTGATGGAGGACGAAGTCAAGGAAAAGGGGTACCAGGGGCACAAGCGCGACGACTCTGAGACGGCATCTCATCACGGCGACCATCATCACAAAGACAAAGAGAAAGATGGTGCAAGTGGGGAGCGCAAGGAAGTCATCCGAGGCCCGTGGAGAATACTCCGCTTGCTACCGCGAGACAGCCGACACATCATCCATAGGATGCTCGACCTGAAacccgacgcgcgcgccaaGATGGACGAAATTCTGCAGGAGCCGTGGGTGGCCGATACGGTGATATGCCAGCAGCTCGAACATGGCGAGGTGATTCCTGCCGAGGATCACACCCACGTGCTTGAGCCGCCTGCGTCTCAGCCACAGTCAAAGACTTGAGATGCGACGCAGAAGGCACACTACAATATACAGAGTGGCAGTGATCGAGGGCGTTTAGGGTACGAGGAGTCTTGGCCTCGTGTAATGGTTAGCTACGACCGACAGACATGCTTCACCCGACAGGCATTACGAAGAGAAGACAAGACTGCACAAGCCCAGTCTGAACATGACACTACAGGAGGGCCGCAAGGGTCATTGGATACAGGACATTGGATAGAAAAGTAATCCGTAGATGCGTAATTTTCAATTGCGCCGCCTCTGGGGTGGCACATGACGACATGCATCAAGAATCCTTTGCGCTGTAATAGAGCCTGTTGATGCTAGTAGGGCCCGTGAAGGTGTGTTCGGCAACTATCGCACATTgagtggaggagggccgaGGATAGAGCGCGGTTGCGGAGGTGCCATGGTCGGAACCGGGGAAATCAGCTGCCGGGGCTGCCGGGGACCGTTGCTAGCCAACCTCAGGTCTGGTGGAAAAAAATTGCTACCCGCTGTGGAAGCCGTTGGAAGACAGCTGCTCCACCCTCTGGCGACTCGACTCCAGCCAGCGGCCAACTCAACCTCGAACCCGATCACCAACTCCTTCACCGACTCCAATTGCTCCGTCGCTGCCTCCCGCGAAGCCTCGCCCGACCTGTACACATTACAAACACAATGGTACGTTTACCTCCTCTGACACGAATGCGCTGCACTCGCAGAAGCTGGTGGATGGAGAGCGCACCGAGCCGTTTTCGCTCGTCGGATAGCCTTCGGCTACTGGGCCCGTGAACCGGCGAGCGTGCCCTTCACGGGGGCGACGAGATCTCTAGCCTGCAGCCGGTGGACGAGAAGGCGAGTGAGTGACCgagtggctggctggctggctgacacGAAGAATCACTTCCCGGAAACAGGCCACTTCGATTCGATCCAtccgcgccctcgcgcccCTCCTGGACCGCGTGCTGGTCCAGCgcatcaaggccgaggccaagacggccagcGGCATCTTCCTGCCCGAGTCGAgcgtcgagaagctcaacgagGCGAAGGTCCTGGCCGTCGGGCCCGGCGCGCTCGACAAGAAGGGCAACCGCCTGcccatgggcgtcgccgttggcgacCGGGTGCTGATCCCCCAGGTATGCTGGCACAGCCCCAAAGCCTGCTTGCTTTCCCTCCTCTACGCGGGgctgtcccccccccccctcccctacTGCGGTCGACCGTGGCGGACAAAAACCACGACGGAAGACACGCGCTAGGACGATACTGCTAGGAGGAGGTGTATGGCTGAGGCGAAGAGACGCGATATGCTAACGCCAAGGTGTACAGTTTGGCGGCTCGCCCGTTAAGGCTGGTGAGGAAGAGTACCAGCTGTTCCGTGACAGCGAGTAAGTGACCCCATGGCACGCCCGCACGTTACCGACAGGTGCGTTTCCGCGGAAGACGGTGAAAAAGCTAACGCCACGTGATAGGATCCTGGCCAAGATCAACGAGTAAAAAAGATACCCACCGCGGACCCGAACAAGAAGCAAaacgagcagggcggcgccgaccacCGGACAAAGGAAGCTGTACTATACTGTACCATACGGCAAGACGTCGCGATCGAGAATATGGGGATCGAAAAACTTTTGGAGATGGCATCTCTTGCACCGTCTGGGGGCGGGCATCTAATGTAGCAAAAGGGCTTGTGCACGcagcggaggaggggcgAAACGTTGCCAAGTGTACAAGATGTTAGTTCTCAGGACCGCGCAGACTCCATGTTGAATCTCCACTCCATCGTTGACTGGTACACCGTGTTCAAGATCGTCTTCCGCCTTGGCTTGGTCCATGTTGGGTCGTTGTATCTTGCGACAAAAACGGGTGTGTCCGGACCTCTGTCTATAGAGGCGAGCGCATCTCACCTTTGCTCCGTCTCCGACATGCATGAATGTGCACAGTACATATGAAAGATGCAGCATCATCTCCCCCCCTTGCACAAGGACAAGAATGTATCCTTTTTCCTGCCCCCTCTCCTGGGATGTATTGTGCGTGGAGGCGTGGTATATGAAAGGGGTGCCGTCGTTGGGCCGCCCAAAGGAGACAACGTGTTTCGCAGGGTCGCGCAGCATGTCAACGGGGGGGTAATAAGGGGGCCACCGACCCCCAAAAGGTCCGAAAAAGTCAACAACGTAACTACTCCGTAGGGCGTATAGTATTGCTGCGCGTAGCCGAGAgaaggggggtgggggtgCTGTAAAGTCCTGCTCATCCTCCAATTCCCATGTGTGCACAGAGTAGTATCACCAATACCCAGCGGttggtcgccgcctcgccccctcccccccctccctcggATGTTGAAACGCGAGAAGGGCGTCTACCCACACACTCCAGGACGCCCCCTTTTCGCTCCGTTCCGCGGGCTCGTTGTGTGGATTTGTTTCGTCGGGCCTCACAGGCCAGTGGTTGCGTGGCGGCCCTTGCTGTGAAgcactacctacctacctacttactAACGTTACTGTACCTTGCAGCCGAATGCTCACGCTACGCCGCACGTCCGTCCGAAATGCGACCGGCCCGGCTGCGGGCTCTTTTTCGGGCGGGGAGGCGTGCCGACTAGTTTCCTACAGGACAGGCAATACATGGTAGTGATAACTTGGCACGCAAGTGGGTAAGTGCTGTAGTTGTACAACTCGCTTAGGACAAACAGAAGATGTTCATCCTGTCTGGCTGGGCCTGTTGGGTCGCGCGGCCTGGCCAGTGATTTGCCTGCCTTGGTAGTTTCAGACGCTCCGTTTCGTTTCAAGGCggtccgccgcgaggccgccccGAAACGGCcattgggcggcggcggcaaaacGGGAGctagtacgtacctactacTGACCCTCTTGGCCCgccctgccgcggcggcgggaggaggaggaggaggagtagaaggagcgcgcgcgcttgTGGGGTGTAAGTCGCCGGGCGATTCATCTCGTTTCAGTACTTTGATACTTGCGCTGCACGAACGAGGTAAGAGGTACTCAGTACcttactaggtaggtagaaCAAATCGGCCGCTCGGCTCCGGATCGCTACCTACTAACAAACAAGTTGCCCTTGTCGCGCGCTGGGATTGGACGGCCCCTGAAGGCAGCGAGACGTTGCCCTGCGTGGGTGCGTGGGTGCATGCAAGGTCGCGCGGGGGGGAATGACGTGCATGACAGGACAGGATGGGcaaggggagagagaaaaggtGCGGtttgaggacgaggcggctcgGCTGGGGGAGGACGGCGGCTACCGGTTGGGGATGCCGACCGGGAGGCGAACTCTCAAGTGGGCATATTAAAGGACGTACAAGGCACTATACATGATTCGGAGGATCGCACAAGGGGAGGCAGAGTGTGAAGTGAGTGACCGAGTGACTGGGTGATTGAGTGACTGAGTTGAGTGACTGGGTGGATGGTTGCCTGTGCTCCGGTTagctgggcggccgggccggcggccttggcttGTGCTCGCTCTGTCAGTAGTTACCAAGTAGACTGTAGACTAGAGTTGAGGGTTTCGTTCagtctgcggcgccgcgccggttCAAGGTATAAGAACAGACCCCCCAGGGCAAACCCCCAAACAAGGTGGAATGAGTTAacggtacgaagtacctgtTGTCGTCCGTTCTTGGCACTGTCCCTCCTTTCGACTTGACGCAAAGCCAGCAAGCCGGCCaagccccccctttctcctTCATAGAACCGTGACCTGCCTTGCGTCTGTTCCCCTCCACCGGAGGGTGCAAGTTTGTTCTTTCTGCGTTGCCagctgcgctgccgtcgtcgtcgtcgtcgtgctcttCAGTCTTCATGCGCCTGGCCTCTGTTGTGACGCACTCACTTTGACTCGTTGTACCCGTGAATCGGGACCGCAAGTTGGCCCATACAAGTAACACAGGCTGGCGCTGTCATTTCACAACCTCTGTTGACGACGCTCCTTCGTCACCTGCCTACGTTCTTTACCACCtagcaacaacaacaacaacaacggccTGCCAGCGAGTCGCTCTCttggcaccaccaccaccaccactcaaTCACACACTCATTTGACGACAACCGCTCCCTTCTTCAAAGTCTTGGACCGCTGTGCGAGAATCCCAGACTTACTTTCTCTCTTCCCCCTTCCTTTCTTTGTTACATTGTTGCTGTCTACTACAACCGACATTTGGCCTTTGGTGCGACTCGGCTCTTTTGGTGTGTTCATCTACGCTGCCTCTTTTTTCTACAGCTCGGGCTTCACGATAGTAGCACCGGGCTACACGGACGACTTCTTTTTTCcttctctcttctcttcgTGTCTTACACGATGAAGTTTCTCACGAtactcggcctcgtctccgcgGCGAGCGCCCATACGGTGTTTACAACGCTGTTCATCAACGGCAAACATCAGGGCGATGGCACGTGTGTGAGGATGCCGCTGGacgacgccacggccaccggTCCGATCCGTCCGGTTACAGGTGACGACATGGCCTGCAGTAAGTCATTTGCCTCTCCACCTTTTGTCCTCTCTCCCCATATTCACCCGCCCAGCTCGGGTGTTGCACACATGATGAGCTGACACTTCATCCTCACCGCCGCGCGTCAACAGACCGTGACGGCGGCAAACCCGTCGCGTACACGTGCCCCGCGCCGGGCAAGGCGACGCTGACGTTTGTGTTCCGCATGTACCCGTCGGGCCAgcaggacggcgccatcgacaTCAGTCACATGGGTCCCTGCGCCGTGTACGTCAAGAAGGTGGACGACATGTACAAGGActccgcggcgggcggcgggtggttCAAGATCTGGGAGGACGGCCTCAAcgagaagacgggcgagTGGTGCGTCGCGCGGCTCATCGCCCAAAAGGGCCTCTTGTCGGTCGacctgccggccggcctgcctcGCGGCTTCTACCTCGTGCGGCCCGAGATCCTGGCCCTGCAGAACGTCGTCGCTGCCAACGACCCGCAGTTCTACACCGGGTGCGCTCAGATATACGTCCAGGACGGGCCCGAGGGCAAGCTCGACGTGCCGGCCGAGTTCCAGGCCACCATTCCCGGGTACGTGAAGATGTCGGACCCCGGCCTCACATACAACATCTACAACGAGCCGCTGCTTCCGTACTCGATACCGGGTCCCAAGGTGTACATCCCCTCGGGCTcagctggcgccggcgccggcggcggcaacgagcaCGACGTctcgcctccaccgcctAACCAGCCGCCAAACGACTTCAACGGCGCGGTGCCCAAGGACTGCGTGATCAAGAACGCCAACTGGTGCGCCAAGCCGCTGGACAAGTACACGGcgggggctggctgctgggcggcgacgaagcagTGCTACGACCAGAGCGAGGCCTGCTGGAagagcgcgccgccgagcggcAACGCCAACTGCAAGGTGTGGCAGGATTACTGCAAGGGCATGGAGGAGGtgtgcggcgccgcggccggcggcagggaCGTctcgggcccgccgccgttcaagggcgaggagcacAAGGCCAAGGTGCCGGGCGAGATCCCCAAGCCGTGGGGGAACCACGAGCAGTCCacggggcgagggggggatGGGAAGAACGAGACGGCGGTCTCGAGCGtcgtcccgtcgtcggcagcgtcgcccacgccgtcgtcgggcggcgcaggatACGGCCCCGAACCGACGGCGTCCAAGACATCGACGGACGGGAGGtgcggcggagaagaggggCAGACctgccgcggcagcgcctACGGtagctgctgctcgagcatGAACTGGTGCGGCCGGTCGCGTTGGCACTGTGGCCAGGGATGCCAGAGTGGCTTTGGCGAGTGCAAGTGATGGCGAGGGGGTCGTGACGAGAGGCCTTCTTTCAACACCAATAAGCAAACAGACTGTTGACTCAGGCCGACAAGAAAATTCGACGAAGCGGCACCGCAACAGCGCAATATTGCCGCTACGGATGCACTCTGCTGGCTCTGCTTTGGGGTGTGTGAAAGATGCTGAAACGTATAGCTAGAGGCAGCGCTACGCTTCGACGGGACCCCTAGAAACGGACTGAGATCGACAGTCTGCTCTATGCGTTTCTCTCTACGTCCCCAACTTCCGATCTGACCAGTCCATCCTGCACCATTACGCAGCCCCGAATCTGCGTTCACTATATTCTTACTCCAGCTGATATAACAGAGGTTGTCCCGATACTTTTCCTGCCTCAGAGCCACTGGTAGATGCGCTGTTGACCCATCCATGCTCCTGGGGCGAAGAAAGGACATTTTCGTCCCGTAAGGCGGAGACGGGAACAAAGGCGCTGACAGACACTTAGCATTtctgtgtgcgtgtgtgtacTTGGAAATGACTTGGATCGTACTGCTCTTCCTTGATATCAACTGCACCAAAACCACGTACAACGTCTTCGAAGGCATTCTGAGACCAGCCAACCAAGTCCCTATAGGCAAAAGACGAGAGCCATTAGCCCCCCGAATGGCAGACGAGTTCACACTGCACTTACATTTTGTTAACTAGTATGAGCAATTTCTCCCGGGGACGTAGCGTTCCATTGGACAGTAAAGTCGCAAGTTTCTGTGCTGATGTAGTGTAGTTGCCTGCATCAGTGGCATCTACAACCCAGAGCACCACATCAGGTGCTGCACTACTTGCTGCAGCTTAGGTCAGCCCATGAACTTCGAAGTATTTGCCGACGTACTCTGGACCACGAAAGACCCGGATGGAGAATGGAAAGACTGCTTGTAGCCCTTTCTCTGATAGAATAATACGATTTCGGCGTATTGTCGAATGCCTTCGCCCTCCAGCTCTTCCACTCGCGGCAGCTCCAGTCCGCACTACCTATTGTAAGTATTCGTTCGGACGAATGGCAAATGTTTCGATACCTTGTAAATGAGGTTCCCAACGAGAGTCTTCTTTCCAGCTCCAGCGTCACCCAGGACGCTCAATGACTTCGTAGCCATGGCCGTCTGAATACTATCCGTGACGAGGATAATGAGCTGGAAAATACGGTAGGATGTTGGGTGCGGAGTAAAATTTGTGTTGTTGCCTTATGTATCCTGTACGTGACGGCAGGATATGGCCCACCGTTATGAGCATGGGCTGTGCGGCACGGCCCGTCTTTACCCTCCTCCGTGGTTCAAGTTTTCCACCCCGCACCAGACAACAATTTACCTCGCCAACCTCCGCCGATAGTCTCGCGTTCAATTTTGGTGAACAATCGGAGCCCTTCGCTTCTACGCTATGAAACATATCTAGCGCTTCAAACAGAAAGTCCTCAAACGTTCGGGCTCACCCGCCCGCTCGGACTCGGAGGCCTCATCTGAGAGTGCTCGCCAGAGGTACTTCGCTACGTATTCGTTCATCTTATGATACCTAACTACGAACCCAGGGAAAGCGAGCTATCATATTTATATGTCACAGCCTTGGAGGTATCGTTTGCAAGCAGGTTCGTATAATCCCTCTTACCTTCATGTACAGCTTAACATTTATCCAGGCACTGGTATATGCACACGAAGATGACAAAGCATAGGGGAGGTATTGCGATTGACCATCGGCATTGTATTCCTTGCCACACCTCATAGCCCATCCCATAACACTCCCTGACGCTTTTTGAGTCTTAAATGACGTGGAGGCAACCTGCGTAATCTACTCAACAACTTCAACCTCGCACAATATGAGCAGCCGCCTCCAAACCCCGTATCTGGCACATGTCAATGGATACGCGACCACCACACATTCGTGTCCTGGCTTGAAAGGGGGAGCAATGCCCTGCTCTGGTTGACCGGCCATCTAGGCTGTGGTGAAACAACCCTTTCCTATTCACTGGCTCAACATTTAAAGAGATCGGTGCGCGATCACGGACCGTTCTGATATATCTGTGTCAGAACAAGAACAAACAAACAGATGCAAAAGCGGTACTTATCGGCCCCATTTTCCAGCTTATTAGCCACCATCGTTCCATGATCAAACATGTTCGGAAAGTTTATGATCTACAGGGGCGAAGTATGGTCCAATCTTCTGCCCTGCTCTGGAGTTTGTTCCTCACGATCCTCCAGGACCCGAAATCCGGGTTTGTATACATAATATTAGATGCACTGGACGAATGCGAGCGAGCTTCCTGTCGCCAGTTGCTGGAATCAATCGCCGACATGCTCTCAAATGCGCTTTATTCTGTGCGGAACGGTGTTAGAGTCAAGTTTCTCTTGACGAGTCAACCATTCCTTCACGAATCTTATGCAGCCAACAAAGAAGTTCTGCAATCTCGAATTTATCGAACACGGCCAACCCGGTTACATGGACGATCTTGGCAAGTTTATTCGACGGAGAGTCGATGAGATCTGCCAGAATCGACAGTTCCCTATAAAGTTACGACAATATGTGTACCAAAGCATGACCCTCAAGGCCGATCGAACCTTTCCTTGGATTCAAGTTGTCTTGGCCTCTCTGGAGCAAACTGTTCGCACCGCCAAGACAGACCTAGAGAAAATAATTGCCAGCGTTCCAGAGGATCTTGCGAACATATACAAGCGGTATTTGGCTAGTATACCGCCTGGATACCAAGACGATGCCTCAATCTCCTGGCTAGTCACACCTATCCTGGTATACTGGCCACTCCAAGCGCCGCAGTCGAAAGTGGCATGTCCTTGGCAAGAGCCGTCCCAAGCAGTACAAGGTTCTGGGAACGAGATCCGGCTCTGGTTCCCAAACACAGCTCCCAAGCCTGCACATCCCACCCTCCCCGAATCTGTGAGCTAcagcaggagcagctccCATCAACTAGCTACTATTACAGAGCGAGCCCTACGTAAGCGCAACCCTCCAGC belongs to Purpureocillium takamizusanense chromosome 1, complete sequence and includes:
- the NPR1 gene encoding Nitrogen permease reactivator protein (EggNog:ENOG503NVGV~COG:D~TransMembrane:1 (o580-597i)), translating into MASEEPPRGAAVSGSNPATTEHPAPQPAAAAAAAVDDDGKLRNDVPAVRFSSAVEEISPTATATVPHLLQDNSMTEATADQLRAFATKSLQGKPLQERRMNTFQFEAFSLPPSRVPSREDESPDSTRLSTPISSQVHSPHGSPRMSALASPPLTPAGSGPSGAGERRSGKEAGDRTSGLSEPPSITPQPTSSHDKPSAAIRGSLAHRPASSDHVMRRSSSAEDHKSHRRGMFSGGGSSVPTSRESSPSRREASNFYSKPATPGGDANDPYAKGRRPPQHSHPTRHSIDPRFVFSRKKKHGSPGGSKSSLSEKQGGSGYFSAKNGSEEFSDGGHAAGHGGSMVDLKRFFRKSGHHKHHQKKRDTSPAPSIKAAGTRTPPSSRSTTQLPFGEDHGLTSKYGKLGKVLGSGAGGSVRLMRRKDDGTVFAVKEFRARHTYETEKEYNKKVTAEFCVGSTLHHGNIIETLDILQEKGRWFEVMEYAPFDLFAIVMTGKMSREEIRCCFLQILNGVTYLHSVGLAHRDLKLDNVVVSDKGIMKIIDFGSAHVFRYPFENGEVPAKGIVGSDPYLAPEVYDSKEYDAAAVDIWSLAIIFCCMTLRRFPWKIPRMTDNSFKLFAADPTPGHDPNRLLRPAKSESQLANTPARDFLMEDEVKEKGYQGHKRDDSETASHHGDHHHKDKEKDGASGERKEVIRGPWRILRLLPRDSRHIIHRMLDLKPDARAKMDEILQEPWVADTVICQQLEHGEVIPAEDHTHVLEPPASQPQSKT
- the NPR1 gene encoding Nitrogen permease reactivator protein, variant 2 (EggNog:ENOG503NVGV~COG:D~TransMembrane:1 (o507-524i)), coding for MTEATADQLRAFATKSLQGKPLQERRMNTFQFEAFSLPPSRVPSREDESPDSTRLSTPISSQVHSPHGSPRMSALASPPLTPAGSGPSGAGERRSGKEAGDRTSGLSEPPSITPQPTSSHDKPSAAIRGSLAHRPASSDHVMRRSSSAEDHKSHRRGMFSGGGSSVPTSRESSPSRREASNFYSKPATPGGDANDPYAKGRRPPQHSHPTRHSIDPRFVFSRKKKHGSPGGSKSSLSEKQGGSGYFSAKNGSEEFSDGGHAAGHGGSMVDLKRFFRKSGHHKHHQKKRDTSPAPSIKAAGTRTPPSSRSTTQLPFGEDHGLTSKYGKLGKVLGSGAGGSVRLMRRKDDGTVFAVKEFRARHTYETEKEYNKKVTAEFCVGSTLHHGNIIETLDILQEKGRWFEVMEYAPFDLFAIVMTGKMSREEIRCCFLQILNGVTYLHSVGLAHRDLKLDNVVVSDKGIMKIIDFGSAHVFRYPFENGEVPAKGIVGSDPYLAPEVYDSKEYDAAAVDIWSLAIIFCCMTLRRFPWKIPRMTDNSFKLFAADPTPGHDPNRLLRPAKSESQLANTPARDFLMEDEVKEKGYQGHKRDDSETASHHGDHHHKDKEKDGASGERKEVIRGPWRILRLLPRDSRHIIHRMLDLKPDARAKMDEILQEPWVADTVICQQLEHGEVIPAEDHTHVLEPPASQPQSKT
- the hsp10 gene encoding mitochondrial heat shock protein Hsp10 (EggNog:ENOG503P5D4~BUSCO:EOG09265H9T~COG:O) codes for the protein MATSIRSIRALAPLLDRVLVQRIKAEAKTASGIFLPESSVEKLNEAKVLAVGPGALDKKGNRLPMGVAVGDRVLIPQFGGSPVKAGEEEYQLFRDSEILAKINE
- a CDS encoding uncharacterized protein (EggNog:ENOG503NYF5~COG:O~SECRETED:SignalP(1-15~SECRETED:cutsite=ASA-HT~SECRETED:prob=0.6416)~CAZy:AA9); its protein translation is MKFLTILGLVSAASAHTVFTTLFINGKHQGDGTCVRMPLDDATATGPIRPVTGDDMACNRDGGKPVAYTCPAPGKATLTFVFRMYPSGQQDGAIDISHMGPCAVYVKKVDDMYKDSAAGGGWFKIWEDGLNEKTGEWCVARLIAQKGLLSVDLPAGLPRGFYLVRPEILALQNVVAANDPQFYTGCAQIYVQDGPEGKLDVPAEFQATIPGYVKMSDPGLTYNIYNEPLLPYSIPGPKVYIPSGSAGAGAGGGNEHDVSPPPPNQPPNDFNGAVPKDCVIKNANWCAKPLDKYTAGAGCWAATKQCYDQSEACWKSAPPSGNANCKVWQDYCKGMEEVCGAAAGGRDVSGPPPFKGEEHKAKVPGEIPKPWGNHEQSTGRGGDGKNETAVSSVVPSSAASPTPSSGGAGYGPEPTASKTSTDGRCGGEEGQTCRGSAYGSCCSSMNWCGRSRWHCGQGCQSGFGECK